Proteins found in one Streptococcus criceti HS-6 genomic segment:
- a CDS encoding glycosyltransferase family 4 protein, whose amino-acid sequence MISQFRLQYILVLIGVFLIPLVLTPLIRFLAFRVGAVDNPNARRINKVPMPSSGGLGILIAFLVGALILMPIITEKNHYFMSYFDYILPVAMGGLIVSMTGFVDDVLELRPRTKMLGIIIGAVVVWAFTDYRFDSFKIPFGGPMLYFGPVLSFFLTVLWIVAITNAINLIDGLDGLVCGVSVISLTTMGLISYFFLFDSNLYTTLTIFLLIAAIAGFFPYNYNPAIIYLGDTGALFIGFMIGVLSLQGLKNSTAVAVITPVIILGVPILDTFVAIIRRKLSGRPATEADKMHLHHRLLAMGFTHRGAVLVVYGIAMVFSLTSLLLNVSTRLGGVLLIIGLLFTAEVLIEGLQIWGVGRTPLFDCLKFIGNSSYRQIVLDKWKKRWK is encoded by the coding sequence ATGATTAGTCAATTTCGTTTACAATACATTCTGGTTCTGATTGGAGTCTTTCTGATTCCCTTGGTTTTAACACCTCTGATTCGCTTTTTGGCCTTTCGGGTCGGAGCGGTTGATAATCCTAATGCAAGACGGATTAATAAGGTTCCCATGCCTTCGAGCGGAGGCTTGGGGATTTTGATTGCCTTTTTAGTGGGGGCTCTGATTTTAATGCCCATTATCACTGAAAAGAATCACTATTTCATGTCCTACTTTGACTATATTCTGCCGGTAGCCATGGGAGGGTTAATCGTCTCGATGACAGGCTTCGTTGACGATGTTTTAGAGCTTAGGCCGAGAACAAAAATGTTAGGAATTATTATTGGTGCGGTTGTCGTCTGGGCTTTTACGGACTACCGTTTCGATAGTTTTAAAATCCCTTTTGGTGGCCCCATGCTTTATTTTGGTCCTGTCCTGAGTTTTTTTCTGACAGTTCTTTGGATCGTGGCTATTACCAATGCGATCAATCTAATTGATGGGCTGGATGGTTTGGTCTGTGGGGTGTCGGTTATCAGTCTGACAACCATGGGCTTGATTTCTTATTTTTTTCTATTTGATAGCAATCTCTATACGACCCTGACCATCTTTCTACTAATTGCTGCTATTGCGGGTTTTTTCCCCTATAATTACAATCCTGCGATTATTTATTTAGGGGATACGGGTGCCCTCTTTATCGGCTTTATGATTGGGGTGCTCTCCTTGCAGGGGTTGAAGAATTCGACGGCCGTTGCGGTTATTACTCCGGTCATTATCCTAGGCGTGCCGATTTTAGACACTTTTGTGGCCATTATTCGGCGGAAATTATCAGGGCGACCCGCGACGGAGGCTGATAAGATGCACCTCCACCATCGACTTTTAGCGATGGGGTTCACCCATCGGGGTGCAGTTTTGGTGGTCTATGGTATCGCTATGGTATTCTCGCTGACTTCCTTACTGTTGAATGTATCAACTCGACTTGGGGGCGTGCTTCTGATAATCGGTCTCCTCTTTACAGCAGAAGTTCTGATTGAGGGCCTGCAAATTTGGGGTGTGGGACGAACTCCACTCTTTGACTGTCTCAAGTTTATTGGGAATAGTTCCTACCGTCAAATAGTTCTGGATAAGTGGAAAAAAAGGTGGAAGTGA
- the sufD gene encoding Fe-S cluster assembly protein SufD: protein MTKEAIINFSQLKAEPAWLQDRRLAAFEKIDQLKLPKIEKVRFNRWNFGDGSLAENEATANVPDFTALSQNPKLVQVGTQTILEQLSPELIEKGVIFTDFASALETIPDVLEANFAKALAYDEDKLAAYHYAYFNTGAVLYVPDNIEIAQPLEGVFYQDSDSDVPFNKHVLVIAGRNSKFSYLERFESIGQASSKATANISVEVIAGAGSQVKFSAIDRLGQNLTTYMSRRGRLERDASIDWALGVMNEGNVIGDFDSDLIGDGSHADFKVVAASSGRQVQGIDTRVTNYGRNSVGHILQHGVILEKGTLTFNGIGHIVKGAKGADAQQESRVLMLSDKARSDANPILLIDENDVTAGHAASIGQVDPDDMYYLMSRGLKYEEAERLVILGFLGAVITEIPSKNVRDEMIAVLDHKLDQR, encoded by the coding sequence ATGACAAAAGAAGCAATTATAAATTTTTCCCAGCTCAAGGCGGAGCCAGCCTGGTTACAAGACCGCCGTTTGGCCGCTTTTGAGAAAATTGATCAGCTGAAGCTACCCAAGATTGAAAAGGTTCGCTTTAACCGCTGGAATTTTGGGGATGGTAGTCTGGCCGAAAATGAAGCGACGGCTAATGTGCCTGATTTTACTGCCTTGAGTCAGAATCCTAAGTTGGTTCAAGTCGGTACCCAAACGATTCTGGAACAGCTGAGTCCTGAACTTATTGAAAAAGGTGTTATTTTTACTGATTTTGCCAGTGCTCTGGAGACTATTCCAGACGTTTTAGAAGCTAATTTTGCTAAGGCTCTGGCCTATGATGAAGATAAGTTGGCGGCTTATCATTATGCCTATTTCAATACCGGAGCCGTCCTCTATGTTCCTGACAATATTGAAATTGCCCAGCCCCTGGAAGGTGTCTTCTATCAAGATAGTGATTCAGATGTACCTTTTAATAAGCATGTTCTTGTGATTGCTGGTCGCAATAGTAAATTTAGTTATCTGGAACGCTTTGAATCTATCGGTCAAGCTAGTTCTAAAGCAACTGCGAATATCAGTGTGGAAGTTATCGCTGGGGCTGGCAGTCAGGTCAAGTTTTCAGCTATTGACCGTTTGGGGCAGAACTTGACCACTTATATGAGCCGGCGGGGACGCTTGGAGCGCGATGCTAGCATTGATTGGGCTCTGGGCGTGATGAATGAAGGCAATGTCATCGGTGATTTTGATAGCGATTTGATTGGTGATGGTAGCCATGCTGATTTCAAGGTGGTGGCGGCTTCCAGCGGTCGGCAGGTGCAAGGGATTGATACCCGTGTAACCAACTACGGCCGCAACTCGGTTGGACATATCCTGCAACATGGGGTTATTCTGGAAAAAGGAACTCTGACCTTCAATGGTATTGGTCATATTGTCAAGGGGGCTAAAGGAGCGGATGCGCAACAGGAAAGTCGAGTCCTCATGCTTTCGGACAAAGCACGATCTGATGCTAATCCGATTCTTTTGATTGATGAAAATGATGTCACTGCTGGTCACGCCGCTTCCATCGGCCAAGTAGACCCTGATGATATGTATTATTTGATGAGTCGTGGTCTGAAATATGAAGAAGCGGAACGCCTTGTTATTCTTGGTTTCTTGGGAGCTGTGATTACAGAAATCCCAAGCAAGAATGTGCGTGATGAAATGATTGCCGTTCTTGATCACAAGTTAGACCAACGTTAA
- the sufC gene encoding Fe-S cluster assembly ATPase SufC, whose translation MSVLEIKDLHVSIEDKEILKGLNLTLKTGEIAAIMGPNGTGKSTLSAAIMGNPNYEVTQGQILFDGQDILELATDERARLGLFLAMQYPAEIPGITNAEFIRAAMNAGKEDDEKISIREFITKLDEKMELLGMKEEMAERYLNEGFSGGEKKRNEILQLLMLEPKFALLDEIDSGLDIDALKVVSKGVNAMRGEGFGAMIITHYQRLLNYITPDVVHVMMDGRVVMTGGADLAARLEKEGYAQLADDLGLEYHEEV comes from the coding sequence TTGTCTGTACTTGAAATTAAAGATTTGCATGTGTCTATCGAAGACAAAGAAATATTGAAGGGGTTGAATTTGACCCTGAAAACAGGGGAAATTGCAGCTATCATGGGTCCTAACGGGACTGGGAAATCAACCCTATCTGCAGCCATCATGGGCAATCCTAATTATGAGGTGACCCAAGGTCAAATTCTTTTTGATGGTCAGGATATCCTTGAATTGGCAACCGATGAGCGGGCGCGTTTGGGTCTTTTCTTAGCGATGCAGTATCCAGCAGAAATTCCTGGAATTACCAATGCTGAATTTATTCGGGCAGCTATGAATGCTGGTAAGGAAGATGATGAGAAGATTTCTATCCGTGAATTTATTACTAAGCTAGATGAAAAGATGGAACTCTTGGGCATGAAGGAGGAAATGGCGGAACGCTATCTCAATGAAGGCTTCTCAGGCGGTGAAAAGAAACGCAATGAGATTCTCCAGCTCCTCATGCTGGAGCCTAAATTTGCTCTTTTGGATGAAATTGACTCTGGGCTTGACATCGATGCTCTTAAGGTTGTGTCCAAAGGCGTTAATGCTATGCGTGGTGAAGGATTCGGAGCGATGATTATTACTCACTACCAACGCCTGCTTAACTATATCACCCCTGATGTGGTTCATGTTATGATGGACGGTCGTGTGGTGATGACTGGCGGGGCTGATCTAGCTGCCCGCTTGGAAAAAGAAGGCTATGCGCAATTAGCTGACGATTTGGGCTTAGAGTACCACGAAGAAGTCTAA